In the genome of Globicephala melas chromosome 3, mGloMel1.2, whole genome shotgun sequence, one region contains:
- the ZNF333 gene encoding zinc finger protein 333 isoform X8: protein MRDVIDLKAGKEGCFLLRHTHREVAVSLSPTCAVPAQDPTWLREESTEEEAVAPGTLNTCLQEPVTFADVAVLFTPEEWLFLDSAQRSLYRDVMLENYRNLTSVGDQLCKASTFSHLEQREELCVTERGIFPGTHLEPQLQPQDSIPNQDIFAEISSIGTKRERPQTGEKLYKCNVLGKPINSIKPLFQYQRIPAGGNPCECRESGKPFFQTAHLIVSEKIHSGDKTYACNKCEKSFRYSSDLIRHEKTHTAEKCFECQECRQAFKYSSNLRRHMRTHTGEKPFECSQCGKTFTRNFNLILHQRNHTGEKPYECKDCGKAFNQPSSLRSHVRTHTGEKPFECGQCGKAFREHSSLKTHLRTHTREKPYECNQCGKPFRTSTHLNVHKRIHTGEKLYECATCGQVLSRLSTLKSHMRTHTGEKPYACQECGRAFSEPSSLRKHLRTHTGKKPYACQECGRAFGQSSHLIVHVRTHTAGRPYECNQCEKAFRHSSSLTVHKRTHARRENVRTGGLPLSVSLAYGGPHAD from the exons ATGAGGGATGTTATTGATTTgaaggcaggaaaggaaggaTGCTTCCTTCTCAGGCACACTCACAGGGAGGTGGCGGTTTCTCTGTCCCCTACTTGTG cAGTGCCTGCTCAGGACCCCACCTGGCTCCGGGAGGAGAGCACAGAGGAAGAAGCCGTGGCTCCTGGGACACTGAACACTTGTCTGCAG GAACCAGTCACCTTTGCGGATGTGGCCGTGCTGTTCACACCGGAAGAATGGCTGTTTCTAGACTCTGCCCAGAGAAGCCTGTACAGAGACGTGATGCTGGAGAACTATAGGAACCTGACCTCTGTGG GAGATCAACTCTGCAAAGCCAGTACATTTTCCCATTTGGAGCAAAGAGAAGAGCTGTGTGTCACTGAGAGAGGGATCTTCCCAGGAACCCACTTAG AACCTCAACTTCAACCACAAGACTCAATTCCTAACCAAGATATTTTTGCAGAGATTTCATCCATTGGCACAAAAAGG GAGCGACCTCAGACTGGAGAAAAACTCTATAAATGCAATGTACTAGGGAAACCTATTAACAGCATCAAACCACTTTTTCAGTACCAGAGAATTCCTGCAGGAGGGAACCCCTGTGAATGCCGAGAGAGTGGAAAACCCTTCTTCCAGACTGCTCACCTAATCGTGTCTGAGAAAATTCATAGCGGGGATAAAACCTATGCATGTAACAAATGTGAAAAATCGTTCAGATACAGCTCCGATCTCATCAGGCACGAGAAGACTCACACTGCAGAGAAGTGCTTCGAGTGTCAGGAGTGCAGGCAGGCCTTCAAGTATTCCTCAAATCTGCGGCGGCACATgagaactcacactggagagaaacccttcGAGTGCAGTCAGTGTGGGAAAACCTTCACGAGGAACTTTAACCTGATCTTGCACCAGAGAAACCACACGGGCGAGAAGCCCTACGAATGTAAGGACTGTGGGAAAGCTTTCAACCAGCCGTCCTCTCTGAGGAGCCACGTGAGAACTCACACCGGAGAGAAGCCTTTTGAATGTGGCCAGTGCGGGAAAGCCTTCAGGGAACACTCATCACTGAAGACACACCTGCGGACCCACACCAGAGAGAAACCGTACGAATGTAACCAGTGTGGGAAGCCCTTCCGGACGAGCACTCACCTGAACGTACATAAGAGGATCCACACAGGAGAGAAGCTTTATGAGTGCGCCACCTGCGGGCAGGTCTTGAGTCGTCTCTCAACCCTTAAGAGTCACATGCGGACCCACACGGGAGAGAAGCCCTACGCGTGTCAGGAGTGTGGGCGAGCCTTCAGTGAGCCCTCATCCCTCAGGAAACACTTGAGGACCCACACCGGCAAGAAGCCCTACGCGTGTCAGGAGTGTGGGCGAGCCTTCGGCCAGTCTTCACACCTTATTGTACATGTGAGAACCCACACTGCAGGGAGACCCTACGAATGTAATCAGTGTGAGAAAGCCTTCAGGCACAGCTCTTCACTTACCGTGCATAAAAGGACTCACGCCAGGAGAGAAAACGTCAGGACTGGTGGCCTGCCTTTATCAGTGTCTCTTGCTTACGGTGGGCCCCATGCTGATTAA
- the ZNF333 gene encoding zinc finger protein 333 isoform X9, whose amino-acid sequence MLENYRNLTSVGDQLCKASTFSHLEQREELCVTERGIFPGTHLEPQLQPQDSIPNQDIFAEISSIGTKRERPQTGEKLYKCNVLGKPINSIKPLFQYQRIPAGGNPCECRESGKPFFQTAHLIVSEKIHSGDKTYACNKCEKSFRYSSDLIRHEKTHTAEKCFECQECRQAFKYSSNLRRHMRTHTGEKPFECSQCGKTFTRNFNLILHQRNHTGEKPYECKDCGKAFNQPSSLRSHVRTHTGEKPFECGQCGKAFREHSSLKTHLRTHTREKPYECNQCGKPFRTSTHLNVHKRIHTGEKLYECATCGQVLSRLSTLKSHMRTHTGEKPYACQECGRAFSEPSSLRKHLRTHTGKKPYACQECGRAFGQSSHLIVHVRTHTAGRPYECNQCEKAFRHSSSLTVHKRTHARRENVRTGGLPLSVSLAYGGPHAD is encoded by the exons ATGCTGGAGAACTATAGGAACCTGACCTCTGTGG GAGATCAACTCTGCAAAGCCAGTACATTTTCCCATTTGGAGCAAAGAGAAGAGCTGTGTGTCACTGAGAGAGGGATCTTCCCAGGAACCCACTTAG AACCTCAACTTCAACCACAAGACTCAATTCCTAACCAAGATATTTTTGCAGAGATTTCATCCATTGGCACAAAAAGG GAGCGACCTCAGACTGGAGAAAAACTCTATAAATGCAATGTACTAGGGAAACCTATTAACAGCATCAAACCACTTTTTCAGTACCAGAGAATTCCTGCAGGAGGGAACCCCTGTGAATGCCGAGAGAGTGGAAAACCCTTCTTCCAGACTGCTCACCTAATCGTGTCTGAGAAAATTCATAGCGGGGATAAAACCTATGCATGTAACAAATGTGAAAAATCGTTCAGATACAGCTCCGATCTCATCAGGCACGAGAAGACTCACACTGCAGAGAAGTGCTTCGAGTGTCAGGAGTGCAGGCAGGCCTTCAAGTATTCCTCAAATCTGCGGCGGCACATgagaactcacactggagagaaacccttcGAGTGCAGTCAGTGTGGGAAAACCTTCACGAGGAACTTTAACCTGATCTTGCACCAGAGAAACCACACGGGCGAGAAGCCCTACGAATGTAAGGACTGTGGGAAAGCTTTCAACCAGCCGTCCTCTCTGAGGAGCCACGTGAGAACTCACACCGGAGAGAAGCCTTTTGAATGTGGCCAGTGCGGGAAAGCCTTCAGGGAACACTCATCACTGAAGACACACCTGCGGACCCACACCAGAGAGAAACCGTACGAATGTAACCAGTGTGGGAAGCCCTTCCGGACGAGCACTCACCTGAACGTACATAAGAGGATCCACACAGGAGAGAAGCTTTATGAGTGCGCCACCTGCGGGCAGGTCTTGAGTCGTCTCTCAACCCTTAAGAGTCACATGCGGACCCACACGGGAGAGAAGCCCTACGCGTGTCAGGAGTGTGGGCGAGCCTTCAGTGAGCCCTCATCCCTCAGGAAACACTTGAGGACCCACACCGGCAAGAAGCCCTACGCGTGTCAGGAGTGTGGGCGAGCCTTCGGCCAGTCTTCACACCTTATTGTACATGTGAGAACCCACACTGCAGGGAGACCCTACGAATGTAATCAGTGTGAGAAAGCCTTCAGGCACAGCTCTTCACTTACCGTGCATAAAAGGACTCACGCCAGGAGAGAAAACGTCAGGACTGGTGGCCTGCCTTTATCAGTGTCTCTTGCTTACGGTGGGCCCCATGCTGATTAA